A section of the Streptococcus oriscaviae genome encodes:
- the purN gene encoding phosphoribosylglycinamide formyltransferase yields MKKIAVFASGNGSNFQVIAEQFQVELVFSDHRDAYVLERAQNLAVPSFAFELKEFADKVAYEQAIVTLLQERAIDLVVLAGYMKIVGPTLLSAYEGRIINIHPAYLPEFPGAHGIQDAWEAGVTESGVTVHWVDAGVDTGQVIKQVRVPRLPDDSLETFEARIHEAEYELYPAVIKELLAE; encoded by the coding sequence ATGAAAAAAATAGCTGTATTTGCATCGGGTAACGGATCTAATTTTCAAGTGATTGCGGAGCAATTTCAGGTGGAGCTGGTGTTTTCGGATCACCGTGATGCCTACGTCTTAGAACGTGCCCAGAATCTGGCTGTACCCAGCTTTGCTTTTGAACTCAAGGAGTTCGCTGACAAGGTAGCTTATGAGCAAGCAATTGTGACATTACTGCAAGAACGGGCTATTGATTTGGTGGTTCTGGCAGGGTATATGAAGATTGTCGGCCCAACCTTGCTTTCTGCTTATGAGGGGCGCATCATCAATATCCACCCAGCCTATCTGCCAGAGTTTCCCGGTGCGCATGGGATTCAAGATGCTTGGGAGGCTGGCGTCACAGAAAGTGGTGTGACCGTTCATTGGGTAGACGCTGGTGTGGACACAGGGCAGGTCATCAAGCAGGTGCGCGTGCCGCGTCTGCCCGATGATAGCCTTGAAACCTTTGAAGCAAGGATTCATGAGGCGGAGTATGAGTTATATCCGGCTGTCATTAAGGAATTGCTGGCTGAGTAA
- the purM gene encoding phosphoribosylformylglycinamidine cyclo-ligase, translated as MTEKNAYAQSGVDVEAGYEVVERIKKHVARTERVGVMGALGGFGGMFDLTQLDVKEPVLISGTDGVGTKLMLAIKYDKHDTIGQDCVAMCVNDIIAAGAEPLYFLDYIATGKNEPAKLEQVVAGVAEGCVQAGCGLIGGETAEMPGMYGPDDYDLAGFAVGVAEKSQIIDGSKVAEGDVLLGLASSGIHSNGYSLVRRVFADYTGDEILPELEGKPLQAVLLEPTRIYVKAVLPLVKEGLVNGIAHITGGGFIENVPRMFADDLAAEIEEATIPVLPIFKALETYGQIKHEEMFEIFNMGIGLMLAVSPDKVARVKELVDEEVYELGRIIKKENQSVVIK; from the coding sequence ATGACAGAAAAAAATGCCTATGCTCAATCTGGCGTTGATGTAGAAGCAGGCTATGAAGTTGTTGAGCGGATAAAAAAACACGTTGCACGCACCGAGCGTGTAGGTGTTATGGGTGCCTTGGGTGGCTTTGGCGGAATGTTTGATTTGACCCAGTTGGACGTGAAAGAGCCAGTCCTCATCTCGGGTACGGATGGTGTAGGAACCAAGCTCATGCTGGCAATCAAGTACGATAAACACGACACTATCGGGCAAGACTGTGTGGCCATGTGTGTCAATGACATTATTGCTGCAGGTGCGGAGCCGCTTTACTTCTTGGATTATATTGCAACTGGCAAAAACGAGCCTGCTAAACTAGAGCAGGTGGTAGCTGGCGTAGCAGAGGGATGCGTGCAGGCAGGCTGTGGTCTTATCGGTGGTGAAACTGCTGAGATGCCGGGTATGTACGGCCCAGATGATTATGACCTAGCTGGTTTTGCGGTCGGTGTAGCTGAGAAATCTCAGATCATCGATGGTAGCAAGGTTGCTGAAGGGGATGTTTTGCTGGGACTGGCTTCTAGTGGTATCCATTCTAACGGTTATTCCTTGGTTCGTCGGGTTTTTGCAGATTATACAGGCGATGAGATTTTGCCAGAACTGGAAGGCAAGCCTCTCCAGGCGGTTTTGCTGGAGCCTACTCGTATCTATGTTAAGGCTGTTCTTCCTTTGGTAAAAGAAGGCCTGGTCAACGGCATTGCCCATATCACCGGCGGCGGCTTTATCGAAAATGTTCCCCGTATGTTTGCAGATGATTTGGCCGCTGAAATTGAAGAAGCTACCATTCCAGTTTTACCGATTTTCAAGGCACTTGAAACCTATGGTCAAATCAAACATGAGGAAATGTTTGAAATCTTCAACATGGGAATTGGTTTGATGCTGGCTGTCAGCCCAGATAAGGTTGCGCGTGTCAAGGAATTGGTTGACGAGGAAGTTTACGAATTAGGCCGCATCATCAAGAAAGAAAATCAGAGTGTAGTGATTAAATGA
- a CDS encoding DUF898 family protein gives MNRESYFDGGLLSYIGHSLLAALVTVCTLGICAPWGICLMYKWKAKHTVIDGRRLYFDGTALQLFGNWMKWWLLTLITFGIYGFWLHIKLEQWIAKHTHHLY, from the coding sequence ATGAACAGAGAATCGTATTTTGACGGAGGCCTGTTGTCCTATATCGGGCATAGCTTGTTGGCGGCTCTTGTAACTGTCTGTACTCTTGGTATTTGTGCGCCCTGGGGTATATGTCTTATGTATAAATGGAAGGCCAAGCATACAGTCATTGATGGCAGACGCCTTTATTTTGATGGAACAGCCTTGCAGCTTTTTGGAAATTGGATGAAGTGGTGGTTGCTAACTCTGATTACTTTTGGCATTTACGGTTTTTGGCTTCACATTAAACTGGAGCAGTGGATTGCCAAGCATACCCACCATCTCTACTAA
- the argR gene encoding arginine repressor yields the protein MNKIERHELIKSMIRQERIGRQADIQERLNARGVIVTQTTLSRDLRELGVIKIHDNGRSYYSLSVEDEAVNYSQLLAEYAYKVERASFILVLHSELGEAALMANIIDAEKPATILGTLAGANTLLVICRDEEAAKQVEAEINHFLI from the coding sequence ATGAATAAAATAGAGCGACATGAGTTAATCAAGTCGATGATTCGTCAGGAAAGAATTGGACGACAGGCGGATATTCAGGAACGATTGAATGCGCGTGGGGTGATAGTGACCCAAACGACACTTTCGCGGGATTTGCGGGAGCTAGGGGTTATCAAAATCCATGACAACGGAAGATCCTACTATTCCCTGTCCGTAGAAGATGAGGCTGTTAATTACAGTCAGCTTTTAGCAGAATATGCTTACAAGGTAGAGAGGGCTAGTTTTATACTGGTCTTACATTCAGAACTGGGCGAGGCAGCTCTTATGGCCAACATTATTGACGCTGAAAAACCGGCCACGATTCTGGGAACGCTAGCTGGTGCCAATACACTCTTGGTGATTTGTCGAGATGAAGAGGCAGCCAAGCAAGTGGAGGCGGAGATTAACCATTTTTTGATTTAG
- the argS gene encoding arginine--tRNA ligase: protein MNQKNLVAERLAAVLPHLDVTAIYALLEKPKSSEMGDIAFPAFSLAKVEHKAPQAIAADIAEKVDAAGFEKVVATGPYVNFFLDKAAISHQVLTQVISEQANYGQLNIGQGHNVTIDMSSPNIAKPFSVGHLRSTVIGDALANIYAKMGYTPIRINHLGDWGKQFGMLIVAYKLWGDKATIEANPIDELLKLYVRINAEVEERPELDEEARQWFKKLEDGDEEAWELWQWFRDESLVEFNRIYEKLNVHFDSFNGEAFYNDKMDEGIQILEDKGLLKESKGAKIVDLESYNLPPALIMKSDGATLYITRDMATAMYRKRTYDFVKNIYVVGQEQINHFKQLKAVLKEMGFDWSDDMVHVTMGLVTKNKKKLSTRKGNIILLEPTLDEAVSRALSQIEAKNPELENKEEVAKAVGIGAVKFFDLKTDRDNGYDFDLEAMVSFEGETGPYVQYAYARIQSILRKADFVPAAENDYKLADAESWDIIKHIQNFSNIVERAGEKFDPSLVAKYAINLAQAFNKYYAHTRILDESPERDSRLALAYTTGLVLKEALRLLGVDTPEKM from the coding sequence ATGAATCAAAAAAATCTCGTAGCAGAAAGATTAGCTGCCGTATTGCCTCATCTCGATGTAACAGCTATTTATGCCCTGCTTGAAAAACCAAAATCATCTGAAATGGGAGATATTGCCTTTCCTGCCTTCTCACTAGCAAAGGTCGAGCACAAAGCTCCTCAGGCAATCGCAGCAGACATTGCTGAAAAAGTAGACGCCGCAGGCTTTGAAAAAGTCGTTGCGACTGGTCCTTATGTCAACTTCTTCTTGGACAAGGCTGCCATTTCTCACCAAGTACTGACGCAAGTCATCAGCGAGCAAGCAAATTATGGACAGCTCAACATCGGTCAAGGCCACAATGTGACCATCGATATGTCCAGTCCAAACATCGCCAAACCATTCTCCGTGGGTCATCTACGCTCCACTGTTATTGGTGATGCCCTTGCTAACATTTACGCGAAGATGGGCTACACTCCAATCCGCATCAACCATTTGGGAGATTGGGGTAAGCAGTTCGGTATGCTGATTGTTGCCTATAAACTGTGGGGTGACAAGGCTACTATTGAGGCCAATCCAATCGATGAACTCCTCAAACTCTATGTCCGCATTAACGCTGAAGTAGAAGAAAGACCTGAGTTGGACGAAGAAGCACGTCAATGGTTCAAAAAACTAGAGGATGGCGATGAGGAAGCTTGGGAACTCTGGCAATGGTTCCGCGACGAAAGTTTGGTGGAATTTAACCGTATCTATGAAAAATTGAATGTTCATTTTGATAGTTTCAACGGAGAAGCCTTCTACAATGACAAGATGGACGAAGGTATCCAAATCCTTGAAGACAAGGGCCTTCTTAAAGAATCTAAAGGAGCTAAGATCGTAGACCTTGAAAGCTACAACCTGCCTCCTGCCCTCATCATGAAATCAGACGGCGCTACTCTCTACATCACTCGCGATATGGCAACAGCCATGTACCGCAAGCGTACCTACGACTTTGTGAAAAACATCTATGTTGTAGGTCAAGAACAAATCAACCACTTCAAGCAACTCAAGGCCGTCCTCAAGGAAATGGGCTTTGACTGGAGCGACGATATGGTTCACGTCACTATGGGCTTGGTAACTAAGAACAAGAAGAAACTCTCTACCCGTAAGGGGAACATCATCCTCCTTGAGCCAACCCTTGACGAAGCAGTTTCCCGCGCTCTATCTCAGATTGAAGCTAAAAATCCTGAACTGGAAAACAAGGAAGAAGTGGCTAAGGCAGTTGGTATCGGAGCAGTTAAATTCTTCGACCTCAAGACTGACCGTGACAACGGTTATGACTTTGACCTAGAGGCTATGGTTTCCTTTGAAGGAGAAACCGGCCCTTATGTTCAATACGCATACGCCCGCATCCAGTCTATCTTGCGCAAGGCAGACTTTGTACCAGCCGCAGAAAATGACTACAAACTAGCAGACGCTGAAAGCTGGGACATCATCAAGCACATCCAAAACTTCTCAAATATTGTAGAACGTGCTGGTGAAAAATTTGACCCATCCTTAGTAGCCAAATATGCTATCAACCTAGCTCAAGCCTTCAACAAATACTACGCTCATACCCGTATCTTGGATGAAAGCCCAGAGCGCGATAGCCGCTTGGCGCTCGCTTACACGACTGGTCTAGTCCTCAAAGAAGCACTTCGCCTCCTCGGTGTTGATACTCCTGAAAAAATGTAA
- the mutS gene encoding DNA mismatch repair protein MutS: MAIEKISPGMQQYLDIKAKHPDAFLLFRMGDFYELFYEDAVEAAQILELTLTSRNKNAENPIPMAGVPYHAAQQYIDTLVELGHKVAIAEQVEDPKMAVGVVKREVVQIITPGTMTDSSKLGSESNFLVAMDRQGLRYALSYMDVATGQFYVTSLEDFSSLCGEIRNLRAREVVVGSPLSEEEETVLTRQMNLLLSFEEEVLDDVHLIDASLTELEKQTAGKLLSYLKRTQLRDLVHLQKVIHYEIKDYLQMDYATKASLDLLENGRTGKKHGSLYWLLDETKTAMGIRLLRSWIDRPLIDKERIEARQEVVAVFLNYFFERSDLVESLKGVYDIERLASRVSFGKTTPKDLLQLAQTLANVPAIKGILQQMEQPALSSLVANLDPIPELHALISSAIDPEAQATITEGNIIRSGFDATLDQYRLVMREGTGWIAEIETKERAASGITNLKIDYNKKDGYYFHVTNSNLGNVPTHFFRKATLKNSERYGTEELAKIEGQMLEARDKSSNLEYEIFMRIRQEVEKYISRLQKLARTIATVDVLQSFAALAEQERWIRPVFTQHRDLSIKDGRHAVVEKVMGRQTYIPNSIYLDNKTNMQLITGPNMSGKSTYMRQLAVIVILAQMGSYVPAEEAELPIFDAIFTRIGAADDLVSGQSTFMVEMMEANKAVRLATESSLILFDELGRGTATYDGMALAQSIIEYIHDKIGAKTLFATHYHELTELSQTLEHLENVHVSTLEKDGQVTFLHKIAPGPADKSYGIHVAKIAGMPDSLLARADSILQSLENQGQHYQAPRQPIQENGQLDLFASPHPVVEELGKLDLYNMTPMEAMQVLAELQKKLGSDSV; the protein is encoded by the coding sequence ATGGCAATAGAAAAAATTTCTCCGGGAATGCAGCAGTATCTGGATATAAAAGCCAAGCATCCAGATGCTTTTTTGCTTTTCCGTATGGGAGACTTTTATGAATTGTTTTATGAGGATGCAGTTGAAGCAGCTCAAATTTTAGAGTTGACCTTGACCAGCCGCAATAAAAACGCGGAAAATCCTATTCCGATGGCTGGGGTTCCCTATCATGCGGCCCAGCAGTATATTGATACCTTGGTGGAGTTGGGGCACAAGGTGGCGATTGCTGAGCAAGTTGAAGACCCTAAAATGGCTGTCGGTGTGGTCAAGCGAGAAGTAGTGCAGATTATTACTCCAGGAACGATGACGGATTCTTCTAAATTGGGTTCTGAAAGTAATTTCCTGGTGGCGATGGATCGTCAGGGTTTGCGCTATGCCTTATCCTATATGGATGTGGCGACTGGGCAATTCTATGTGACGAGCTTAGAAGATTTTAGTAGTCTTTGTGGGGAAATCCGCAATTTGCGGGCACGTGAAGTGGTGGTTGGTTCCCCCTTGTCAGAAGAGGAGGAGACCGTTTTGACCCGTCAGATGAACCTGCTCCTGTCTTTTGAGGAAGAGGTATTGGATGATGTCCATCTGATAGACGCTTCTCTAACCGAGTTAGAGAAGCAAACAGCTGGTAAGCTTCTTAGCTACCTCAAGCGAACCCAGTTGCGGGATTTGGTTCACTTGCAAAAGGTGATTCACTATGAAATCAAAGACTACCTGCAGATGGATTACGCGACCAAGGCTAGTCTGGATCTGCTGGAAAATGGTCGAACCGGTAAAAAGCATGGCAGTCTTTACTGGCTGTTGGACGAAACTAAAACAGCCATGGGGATACGCTTGCTGCGGAGCTGGATTGATCGGCCATTGATTGATAAAGAGCGGATTGAGGCGCGTCAAGAGGTGGTTGCAGTTTTTCTGAACTATTTCTTTGAGCGCAGCGATTTGGTGGAGAGTCTCAAAGGAGTCTATGATATTGAGCGACTAGCCAGTCGGGTTTCTTTTGGGAAAACCACACCCAAGGATCTTCTTCAATTGGCTCAGACGCTGGCCAATGTTCCTGCGATTAAGGGGATTTTGCAGCAGATGGAGCAGCCAGCCTTGTCTAGTTTGGTTGCCAACCTAGACCCGATTCCTGAACTTCACGCTCTTATCAGCTCTGCTATTGACCCAGAGGCGCAAGCAACCATTACGGAGGGCAATATTATTCGGTCTGGCTTTGATGCAACCTTGGATCAGTATCGTCTGGTCATGCGAGAGGGGACGGGCTGGATTGCGGAGATTGAAACTAAGGAGCGAGCGGCTTCTGGTATTACCAATCTCAAAATCGATTACAACAAAAAAGATGGTTACTATTTCCATGTGACCAACTCCAACTTAGGCAATGTGCCGACACATTTTTTCCGCAAGGCCACTCTGAAAAATTCAGAGCGTTATGGAACAGAAGAATTGGCCAAGATAGAAGGTCAAATGTTGGAGGCGCGTGATAAGTCGTCCAATCTGGAGTATGAGATTTTCATGCGTATTCGTCAGGAGGTTGAAAAGTATATCAGCCGCCTGCAAAAATTAGCCCGAACGATTGCGACAGTTGATGTGCTTCAGTCCTTTGCGGCTTTGGCTGAACAGGAGCGTTGGATACGTCCGGTCTTCACTCAGCATCGCGACTTGTCTATTAAGGATGGTCGTCATGCGGTAGTGGAGAAGGTTATGGGCAGACAAACCTATATTCCAAACTCTATCTACTTAGATAACAAGACCAATATGCAGTTGATTACAGGCCCCAATATGAGCGGGAAATCCACCTATATGCGGCAGTTGGCAGTGATTGTTATCCTGGCTCAAATGGGTTCATATGTGCCGGCAGAAGAGGCTGAATTACCGATCTTCGATGCGATTTTCACGCGAATTGGAGCGGCGGATGATTTGGTCAGCGGCCAATCGACCTTTATGGTTGAGATGATGGAAGCCAACAAGGCCGTTCGTCTTGCGACCGAGAGCTCCTTGATTCTTTTTGATGAGTTGGGGCGTGGGACTGCAACTTATGATGGCATGGCCTTGGCTCAGTCAATTATTGAATATATTCACGATAAGATAGGAGCGAAGACTCTATTTGCTACCCATTATCATGAACTGACGGAACTCAGTCAGACTTTGGAGCATTTGGAAAATGTCCATGTATCTACTCTCGAAAAGGATGGACAAGTAACCTTCCTGCATAAGATTGCCCCTGGACCTGCCGACAAGTCCTATGGGATTCATGTAGCTAAGATTGCTGGCATGCCAGATAGTTTGCTGGCACGGGCAGATAGCATCCTCCAATCACTGGAAAATCAGGGTCAGCACTATCAAGCCCCTCGCCAACCAATCCAAGAAAATGGTCAGCTAGACTTGTTTGCCAGTCCACATCCAGTTGTGGAGGAGCTGGGCAAGCTAGACCTTTACAATATGACTCCTATGGAAGCGATGCAGGTTTTAGCAGAGTTGCAGAAAAAGCTAGGGAGCGACTCTGTGTAA
- the purH gene encoding bifunctional phosphoribosylaminoimidazolecarboxamide formyltransferase/IMP cyclohydrolase, giving the protein MTKRALISVSDKAGIVEFAQELTKMGWEIISTGGTKVALDNAGVATVAIDDVTGFPEMMDGRVKTLHPKIHGGLLARRDLESHLAAANEHEIGLIDLVVVNLYPFKETILRPDVTYDLAVENIDIGGPSMLRSAAKNHASVTVVVDPADYTTVLSELADGGETSYPTRQRLAAKVFRHTAAYDALIADYFTKQVGESKPEKLTLTYDLNQPMRYGENPQQDADFYQNALPTAYSIASAKQLNGKELSFNNIRDADAAIRIIRDFKDRPTVVALKHMNPCGIGQADTIEGAWDHAYAADPVSIFGGIVVLNREVDAATAEKMHPVFLEIIIAPSYSDQALAILTNKKKNLRILELPFDAQDASEVEAEYTGVVGGMLVQNQDVVEENPAGWQVVTERQPSEQEWTALEFAWKACKYVKSNGIIVTNDKMTLGVGPGQTNRVASVRIAIEQAKERLDGAVLASDAFFPFADNVEEIAHSGIKAIIQPGGSVRDQESIDMANKYSLTMVFTGVRHFRH; this is encoded by the coding sequence ATGACAAAACGTGCGTTGATTAGCGTATCAGATAAGGCGGGCATTGTAGAATTTGCCCAAGAATTAACCAAAATGGGCTGGGAGATTATTTCAACCGGCGGCACCAAGGTTGCTCTTGATAACGCAGGGGTGGCTACCGTTGCCATTGATGATGTGACGGGTTTTCCTGAAATGATGGATGGTCGGGTCAAGACCCTTCATCCAAAAATTCACGGAGGACTATTGGCTCGTCGGGATTTGGAGAGTCATTTGGCAGCTGCGAATGAGCATGAAATTGGATTGATTGATTTGGTAGTGGTTAACCTCTATCCTTTCAAGGAAACCATCCTGCGTCCAGATGTGACCTACGATTTGGCGGTGGAAAACATTGACATCGGTGGGCCGTCCATGCTTCGTTCTGCTGCAAAAAACCATGCTAGTGTAACAGTAGTAGTGGACCCTGCGGATTATACAACGGTTCTGTCTGAATTGGCAGATGGGGGGGAAACCAGCTATCCAACCCGTCAGCGTTTGGCAGCTAAGGTTTTCCGCCACACAGCAGCCTATGATGCTTTGATTGCGGATTACTTTACCAAACAGGTCGGTGAAAGCAAGCCTGAGAAATTGACCCTAACCTATGATCTCAATCAGCCTATGCGTTATGGAGAAAATCCACAGCAGGATGCAGATTTCTATCAAAATGCACTTCCGACGGCCTACTCCATTGCCTCAGCAAAACAGCTCAATGGTAAAGAACTCTCGTTCAACAATATTCGCGATGCGGATGCGGCTATTCGGATTATCCGTGATTTCAAGGATCGTCCAACAGTGGTGGCCCTCAAGCATATGAACCCTTGTGGCATTGGTCAAGCAGATACCATCGAAGGAGCTTGGGATCATGCTTATGCGGCGGATCCGGTATCTATTTTCGGAGGTATTGTTGTCCTTAACAGAGAGGTAGATGCTGCGACGGCTGAAAAGATGCATCCGGTATTCTTGGAAATCATCATTGCTCCGAGCTACTCGGATCAAGCGCTAGCTATTTTGACCAATAAAAAGAAAAATCTGCGCATCTTAGAACTGCCATTTGATGCTCAGGATGCTTCTGAAGTTGAAGCAGAATATACGGGTGTAGTCGGTGGCATGTTGGTGCAGAATCAGGATGTGGTAGAAGAGAACCCGGCGGGTTGGCAAGTGGTGACGGAGCGTCAGCCTTCAGAGCAGGAATGGACTGCCTTGGAGTTTGCTTGGAAGGCTTGTAAATATGTCAAGTCTAACGGTATTATCGTTACCAACGACAAAATGACCTTGGGTGTGGGGCCTGGCCAGACCAATCGTGTGGCTTCTGTCCGGATTGCAATAGAACAGGCCAAGGAACGTTTGGATGGCGCAGTTCTTGCTAGTGACGCCTTCTTTCCATTTGCAGATAATGTGGAGGAAATTGCTCATTCTGGTATCAAGGCTATTATCCAGCCAGGCGGTTCTGTCCGAGATCAAGAATCTATTGATATGGCCAATAAGTATAGTTTGACCATGGTCTTTACGGGAGTAAGACACTTCCGTCACTAA
- the purF gene encoding amidophosphoribosyltransferase: MTYEVKSLNEECGVFGIWGHPQAAQVTYFGLHSLQHRGQEGAGILSNDGGRLNRYRDTGLLAEVFKNPSDLEKLTGSAAIGHVRYATAGTASINNIQPFHFEFADMEFGLAHNGNLINAVSLKAELERNGAIFSSSSDTEILAHLIRRSHNPSLMGKIKEALSTVKGGFAYILMLEDKMIAALDPNGFRPLSIGQMANGAWVVSSETCAFEVVGAKWVRDVRPGEIVIIDDSGVHYDSYTDDTQLAICSMEYVYFARPDSVIHGVNVHAARKKMGRRLAQEFQHEADIVVGVPNSSLSAASGFSEESGLPNEMGLIKNQYTQRTFIQPTQELREQGVRMKLSAVSSIVKGKRVVMVDDSIVRGTTSRRIVQLLREAGAAEVHVAIGSPELKYPCFYGIDIQNRRELISANHTVDEVCEIIGADSLTYLSLEGMIEAIGIDTDAPNGGLCVAYFDGKFPTPLYDYEEEYIRSLEEKTSFYIDNVKKG, translated from the coding sequence ATGACGTACGAAGTAAAATCTCTGAATGAGGAATGTGGAGTTTTCGGTATATGGGGTCATCCCCAAGCAGCCCAAGTGACCTACTTTGGTCTGCATAGTTTGCAGCATCGAGGACAGGAAGGTGCAGGAATTTTATCAAATGATGGCGGTCGGCTGAACCGCTACCGCGATACAGGTTTGTTGGCAGAGGTCTTTAAAAATCCGAGTGATTTGGAGAAATTAACAGGGTCTGCTGCCATCGGCCATGTCCGCTATGCAACGGCAGGTACGGCCTCCATCAACAATATCCAGCCTTTTCACTTTGAATTTGCAGATATGGAATTTGGTCTGGCTCACAATGGTAATCTAATTAACGCAGTTAGCCTGAAGGCAGAACTAGAGCGGAACGGTGCAATTTTTTCCAGTAGCTCGGACACAGAGATTTTGGCCCACTTGATTCGTCGTAGCCACAATCCGAGTTTGATGGGCAAAATAAAGGAAGCACTCAGCACAGTCAAGGGTGGGTTTGCCTACATCCTTATGCTGGAAGACAAGATGATTGCTGCCTTGGATCCAAATGGTTTTCGTCCTCTGTCGATTGGTCAAATGGCCAATGGTGCTTGGGTTGTTTCAAGTGAAACCTGTGCTTTTGAAGTCGTCGGTGCCAAGTGGGTGCGTGATGTTCGTCCTGGAGAAATTGTTATCATTGATGACAGTGGCGTTCATTACGATAGCTACACAGACGATACTCAACTTGCAATTTGTTCCATGGAATATGTCTACTTTGCTCGGCCGGATTCAGTGATTCATGGGGTCAATGTTCATGCAGCTCGTAAGAAAATGGGGCGCAGGCTGGCTCAAGAATTCCAGCACGAAGCAGATATTGTCGTTGGTGTTCCTAATTCTTCTCTGTCTGCTGCTAGTGGCTTTTCAGAGGAATCAGGCCTGCCAAACGAGATGGGCCTGATTAAAAATCAGTATACACAACGCACCTTTATCCAACCGACTCAGGAACTGCGAGAACAGGGGGTTCGGATGAAGCTGTCAGCCGTATCCAGTATTGTCAAGGGCAAGCGTGTGGTGATGGTAGATGATTCGATTGTTCGGGGAACAACCAGCCGTCGAATTGTTCAACTCTTGCGTGAAGCGGGAGCGGCAGAAGTTCATGTGGCTATTGGTAGCCCAGAACTTAAGTATCCATGTTTTTATGGGATTGATATTCAAAATCGCCGAGAATTGATTTCTGCCAATCATACGGTGGATGAGGTTTGTGAAATTATCGGAGCAGACAGTCTGACCTATCTGTCATTGGAAGGTATGATAGAAGCCATTGGCATTGATACAGATGCGCCAAATGGCGGTTTGTGTGTAGCTTACTTTGATGGGAAGTTTCCGACCCCTCTGTATGATTACGAGGAAGAATATATCCGCAGTTTGGAAGAAAAAACAAGTTTTTATATCGACAATGTGAAAAAAGGTTGA